In Citrus sinensis cultivar Valencia sweet orange chromosome 2, DVS_A1.0, whole genome shotgun sequence, a single genomic region encodes these proteins:
- the LOC102611819 gene encoding uncharacterized protein LOC102611819, translating into MSQLRVILQESLDRERETITILALLREKMDGVDSIRRGRGRNLKERLGLKSMGCCGATCGFRPNTINLSDSEGEEQQQRHLNQERSTSSAQNQPDNETVPVCMSRIPLISSGMNLAAALAAERHLRSADGTNPAGPTVINNDHNVGPTGTKRGTPLRVSLMRLLAETEGCDGEEKAGNDSMCCVCMGRKKGAAFIPCGHTFCRVCSREMWLNRGSCPLCNRSILEILDIF; encoded by the coding sequence ATGAGTCAACTACGTGTAATATTGCAGGAATCGCTTGACAGAGAAAGAGAGACGATAACGATCCTGGCTCTGCTGAGGGAGAAAATGGACGGTGTCGATTCAATCAGGAGGGGGAGGGGGAGAAATCTAAAGGAACGGCTAGGATTAAAAAGCATGGGTTGTTGTGGGGCCACCTGCGGTTTCAGACCTAACACGATTAACTTAAGCGACAGTGAAGGCGAAGAACAGCAGCAGCGACACCTCAACCAAGAACGATCAACCAGTTCGGCTCAGAACCAACCGGATAATGAAACGGTTCCGGTTTGCATGAGCCGGATTCCGTTGATTTCGAGTGGAATGAATCTAGCAGCGGCGCTGGCTGCAGAGAGACATTTGCGGTCAGCTGACGGCACAAACCCGGCGGGCCCCACGGTTATTAATAATGACCATAATGTGGGTCCTACGGGAACAAAACGGGGAACGCCGTTGAGGGTTTCGCTGATGAGACTGTTGGCGGAAACGGAGGGCTGTGATGGGGAAGAGAAAGCGGGGAATGATTCGATGTGCTGCGTGTGCATGGGGAGGAAAAAAGGCGCAGCGTTCATCCCATGTGGGCACACATTTTGTAGGGTGTGTTCGAGGGAAATGTGGTTGAATCGAGGCTCTTGTCCACTCTGCAACCGTTCAATCCTCGAAATTCTCGATATTTTCTAA
- the LOC112497080 gene encoding probable transcription repressor OFP9: protein MKASSSEHYKKQKLQQRGCKALCCSCRLSVSSSEEAESSNSDQFASVSSLAHAMVQERLDQMIRERQEARHRERRKQRLGDHDHQGTKFIIMVAMEKCSYDPREDFRESMIEMIMANRIEETKDLRSLLNYYLSMNSEEYHGIILEVFYEVCACLFSYCKCH from the coding sequence ATGAAAGCTTCCTCCAGCGAACATTACAAGAAGCAAAAGCTTCAACAAAGAGGATGCAAGGCCTTGTGTTGCAGTTGCAGGCTTAGTGTCTCTTCTTCCGAAGAAGCTGAGAGCTCGAATTCCGATCAGTTTGCATCAGTCTCAAGCCTTGCACACGCCATGGTTCAAGAGAGACTAGATCAAATGATTAGAGAAAGGCAAGAGGCAAGACatagagaaagaagaaagcaaaGACTTGGCGATCATGATCATCAGGggacaaaatttattataatggTGGCCATGGAAAAGTGCTCATATGATCCAAGAGAAGATTTTAGAGAATCCATGATTGAGATGATTATGGCTAATCGGATTGAAGAAACCAAAGATCTTCGAAGCctgttgaattattatttgtcaatGAATTCTGAAGAGTATCATGGGATTATTCTTGAGGTTTTTTATGAGGTTTGTGCTTGCTTGTTTTCATATTGCAAATGCCATTGA
- the LOC102578047 gene encoding pyrophosphate--fructose 6-phosphate 1-phosphotransferase subunit beta encodes MSPSLVANADLSPVTSGTVKGRVASVYSELQTSRIDHALPLPSVLKNPFKIVDGPASSAAGNPDEIAKLFPNLFGQPSALLVPNGADAVRSDEKLKIGVVLSGGQAPGGHNVISGIYDYLQDRAKGSVLYGFRGGPAGIMKCKYVELTSNYIYPYRNQGGFDMICSGRDKIETPEQFKQATETAVKLDLDGLVVIGGDDSNTNACLLAEHFRSKNLKTLVMGCPKTIDGDLKCKEVPASFGFDTACKIYAEMIGNVMIDARSTGKYYHFVRLMGRAASHITLECALQTHPNITIIGEEVAAKKQTLKNVTDYIVDIICKRAELGYNYGVILIPEGLIDFIPEVQQLIAELNEILAHEVVDEGGQWKKKLTKQSLQLFEFLPQAIQEQLMLERDPHGNVQVAKIETEKMLIQMVETELENRKQEGVNKGQFKGQSHFFGYEGRCGLPTNFDATYCYALGYGAGALLHSGKTGLISSVGNLAAPVEEWTVSGTALTALMDVERRHGKFKPVIKKAMVELDGTPFKKFVSMRDEWALNNRYISPGPIQFTGPTSGDVNHTLLLELGAQV; translated from the exons ATGTCTCCGTCCTTGGTGGCAAACGCCGACCTCAGTCCCGTCACGTCCGGTACCGTTAAGGGACGCGTGGCTTCAGTTTATAGCGAACTCCAAACGAGTCGAATCGATCACGCACTCCCTCTCCCTTCTGTTCTCAAAAACCCTTTCAAAATCGTCGATGGCCCCGCTAGCTCCGCCGCCGGCAATCCAG ATGAGATTGCGAAATTGTTTCCAAATCTGTTCGGGCAACCGTCCGCATTGTTGGTGCCGAACGGTGCTGACGCGGTGCGATCTGATGAGAAGTTGAAAATCGGCGTCGTCTTGTCTGGAGGTCAGGCGCCAGGTGGACACAATGTGATCTCTGGAATCTATG ATTACTTGCAGGATCGCGCGAAAGGGAGTGTACTGTATGGATTCAGAGGAGGTCCAGCTGGAATCATGAAGTGCAAATACGTTGAACTAACTTCCAACTATATTTATCCCTATAGAAACCAG GGTGGCTTTGATATGATCTGTAGTGGGAGAGACAAGATCGAAACCCCAGAGCAG TTTAAACAAGCTACAGAAACAGCAGTGAAGCTTGATTTGGACGGCCTTGTCGTTATTGGTGGTGATGATTCAAATACAAATGCTTGCCTCCTTGCTGAACACTTCAG GagtaaaaacttgaaaactcTTGTTATGGGATGCCCAAAAACCATTGATGGTGACTTGAAGTGCAAAGAGGTCCCTGCAAGCTTTGGATTTGATACCGCATGCAAG ATATATGCAGAAATGATTGGAAATGTCATGATAGATGCACGGTCAACTGGAAAATATTACCACT TTGTACGGCTTATGGGGCGTGCAGCTTCTCATATTACTCTAGAGTGTGCTTTGCAAACTCACCCTAACATTACCATTATCGGTGAAGAG GTTGCTGCCAAGAAGCAAACACTCAAAAATGTCACAGACTACATTGTAGATATAATCTGTAAACGTGCTGAACTTGGTTACAACTATGGCGTCATCCTTATTCCAGAAGGTCTAATTGATTTCATTCCTGAG GTGCAGCAGCTTATTGCAGAACTGAATGAAATTCTGGCCCATGAAGTTGTTGATGAAGGTGGACAATGGAAAAAGAAGCTAACAAAACAATCTCTACAGCTTTTTGAGTTCTTACCGCAAGCAATTCAAGAACAATTGATGCTTGAAAGAGATCCACATGGAAATGTTCAG GTTGCCAAAATTGAAACAGAGAAAATGTTAATTCAAATGGTTGAGACAGAGTTGGAGAATAGGAAACAGGAAGGAGTAAATAAAGGCCAATTCAAAGGGCAGTCCCACTTTTTCGG TTACGAAGGAAGATGCGGTTTGCCAACTAACTTTGATGCTACCTACTGTTATGCACTGGGTTATGGTGCGGGTGCTCTGCTTCATAGTGGGAAAACTGGGTTGATATCATCG GTAGGAAATTTGGCTGCTCCAGTGGAAGAATGGACTGTTAGTGGAACTGCACTGACTGCATTAATGGATGTAGAGAGGAGACATG gcaAGTTCAAGCCTGTGATTAAGAAGGCGATGGTGGAACTTGATG GTACACCATTCAAGAAGTTTGTATCCATGCGAGATGAGTGGGCTCTCAATAATCGCTACATCAGTCCTG GTCCTATTCAATTCACTGGCCCAACATCCGGTGATGTTAATCACACACTACTCCTCGAACTCGGTGCTCAAGTATGA
- the LOC102612306 gene encoding plastid-lipid-associated protein, chloroplastic has translation MASISQTNQFPCKTLSQNPPHNQFTSKPSILPLNSVRISRSLAKKSFLSIQGFTRARPLVLTRAADDDEWGPEKEKEEGGALAVAEEESPKEVTEIDNLKKALVDSFYGTDRGLNATSETRAEIVELITQLEAKNPTPAPTEALTLLNAKWILVYTSFSGLFPLLSRGTLPLARVEEISQTIDSENFTVQNSIRFAGPLATTSISTNAKFEVRSPKRVQIKFEEGIIGTPQVTDSLVIPENVEFLGQKIDLSPFKGILSSVQDTASSVAKTISSQPPLKFSISNSNAQSWLLTTYLDEDLRISRADAGSVFVFIKEGSPLLMP, from the exons ATGGCTTCAATATCTCAAACCAACCAGTTCCCGTGCAAGACTCTTTCACAAAACCCACCACACAATCAGTTCACCTCGAAGCCTTCAATTCTTCCTTTGAACTCGGTTCGAATTTCACGGAGTCTCGCCAAGAAATCATTTCTTTCAATCCAAGGATTCACTCGGGCCAGGCCGCTGGTTCTAACTCGGGCTGCCGATGATGATGAGTGGGGCCCGGAGAAGGAGAAGGAGGAAGGTGGCGCTCTGGCGGTGGCAGAGGAGGAGAGCCCAAAAGAAGTTACAGAGATTGATAATTTGAAGAAAGCGCTTGTGGATTCGTTTTATGGGACCGATCGTGGATTGAATGCCACAAGTGAGACGAGGGCTGAGATCGTTGAGCTTATTACGCAGCTTGAGGCTAAGAATCCAACCCCGGCTCCCACCGAGGCCTTAACTCTGCTAAATGCCAAATGGATTCTTGT GTACACATCTTTTTCAGGTTTGTTTCCGTTGTTGTCAAGGGGAACATTGCCATTGGCGAGGGTGGAGGAGATATCTCAGACAATTGACTCAGAGAACTTCACGGTCCAGAACTCCATCCGGTTTGCTGGGCCATTGGCTACAACTTCCATTAGTACCAATGCCAAGTTTGAAGTGCGGAGCCCCAAGCGTGTGCAG ATCAAGTTCGAGGAAGGTATCATTGGGACGCCTCAGGTAACTGATTCACTAGTGATACCGGAAAATGTCGAATTCTTGGGACAAAAGATTGATCTCTCACCCTTCAAAGGCATACTCTCTTCAGTCCAAGACACAGCTTCATCTGTTGCAAAGACCATTTCTAGCCAACCACCTTTGAAGTTCTCTATCTCTAACAGCAATGCTCAATCATGGTTGCTAACCACATACCTTGATGAAGATCTTCGGATTTCAAGGGCAGATGCTGGCAGCGTCTTTGTTTTCATCAAGGAAGGAAGCCCCCTCTTGATGCCATGA